A genomic region of Ursus arctos isolate Adak ecotype North America unplaced genomic scaffold, UrsArc2.0 scaffold_8, whole genome shotgun sequence contains the following coding sequences:
- the EHD3 gene encoding EH domain-containing protein 3: protein MFSWLGSDDRRRKDPEVFQTVSEGLKKLYKTKLLPLEEHYRFHEFHSPALEDADFDNKPMVLLVGQYSTGKTTFIRYLLEQDFPGMRIGPEPTTDSFIAVMHGQVEGIIPGNALVVDPKKPFRKLNAFGNAFLNRFVCAQLPNPVLESISVIDTPGILSGEKQRISRGYDFAAVLEWFAERVDRIILLFDAHKLDISDEFSEVIKALKNHEDKMRVVLNKADQIETQQLMRVYGALMWSLGKIVNTPEVIRVYIGSFWSHPLLIPDNRKLFEAEEQDLFRDIQSLPRNAALRKLNDLIKRARLAKVHAYIISSLKKEMPSVFGKENKKKELVSNLAEIYGRIEREHQISPGDFPNLKRMQDQLQAQDFSKFQPLKSKLLEVVDDMLAHDIAQLMVLVRQEETQRPVQMVKGGAFEGTLHGPFGHGYGEGAGEGIDDAEWVVARDKPMYDEIFYTLSPVDGKITGANAKKEMVRSKLPNSVLGKIWKLADIDKDGMLDDEEFALANHLIKVKLEGHELPNELPAHLLPPSKRKVAE, encoded by the exons ACCGCTTCCACGAGTTTCACTCGCCCGCCCTGGAGGATGCCGATTTCGACAACAAGCCCATGGTCCTGCTGGTGGGCCAGTACTCCACTGGGAAGACCACCTTCATCAG GTACCTCCTGGAACAGGACTTCCCCGGCATGAGGATTGGGCCTGAGCCGACCACGGACTCCTTCATCGCTGTGATGCACGGACAGGTGGAGGGGATCATCCCCGGGAACGCCCTGGTGGTGGATCCTAAGAAGCCTTTCAGGAAGCTGAACGCCTTCGGCAATGCCTTCTTGAACAG GTTCGTGTGTGCCCAGCTGCCCAACCCAGTGCTGGAGAGCATCAGCGTCATCGACACTCCGGGCATCCTctctggggagaagcagaggatcAGCCGAG GGTACGACTTCGCGGCTGTCCTGGAGTGGTTCGCCGAGCGGGTGGACCGCATCATCCTGCTCTTTGACGCCCACAAGCTGGACATCTCTGATGAGTTCTCCGAGGTCATCAAGGCCCTCAAGAACCACGAGGACAAGATGCGGGTGGTGCTGAACAAGGCGGACCAGATCGAGACGCAGCAGCTGATGCGGGTGTATGGGGCCCTCATGTGGTCCCTGGGCAAGATCGTGAACACCCCGGAGGTGATCCGGGTCTACATCGGCTCCTTCTGGTCCCACCCCCTCCTCATCCCCGACAACCGGAAACTCTTCGAGGCCGAGGAGCAGGACCTGTTCAGAGATATTCAGAGTCTGCCCCGAAATGCCGCACTGCGCAAGCTCAACGACCTCATCAAGAGAGCCAGGCTGGCCAAG GTTCACGCGTACATCATCAGCTCCCTGAAGAAGGAGATGCCGTCAGTGTTTGGaaaggagaataagaaaaaggAGCTGGTGAGCAACCTGGCTGAGATTTATGGCCGCATCGAGCGGGAGCACCAGATCTCGCCTGGGGACTTTCCCAACCTGAAGAGGATGCAG gaccAGCTGCAGGCCCAGGACTTTAGCAAATTCCAGCCCCTGAAAAGCAAGCTGCTGGAAGTGGTAGATGACATGCTGGCCCACGACATCGCCCAGCTCATGGTGCTGGTGCGGCAGGAGGAGACGCAGCGGCCTGTCCAGATGGTGAAGGGCGGAGCGTTCGAGGGCACCCTACACGGTCCCTTTGGGCACGGCTAcggggagggggccggggagggCATTGATGATGCCGAGTGGGTGGTAGCCAGGGACAAGCCCATGTACGACGAGATCTTCTACACCCTGTCGCCGGTGGACGGCAAGATCACAGGGGCCAACGCCAAGAAGGAGATGGTGCGTTCCAAGCTGCCCAACAGCGTGCTGGGCAAGATCTGGAAGCTGGCTGACATTGACAAGGACGGCATGCTGGATGACGAGGAGTTCGCGCTGGCCAACCACCTCATCAAGGTCAAGCTGGAGGGGCACGAGCTGCCCAACGAGCTGCCCGCCCACCTGCTGCCCCCGTCCAAGAGGAAAGTGgctgagtga